The Arachis hypogaea cultivar Tifrunner chromosome 19, arahy.Tifrunner.gnm2.J5K5, whole genome shotgun sequence genome has a window encoding:
- the LOC112779861 gene encoding probable serine/threonine-protein kinase WNK9 has product MNGVTHLEPEPDDPSEFVEVDPTGRYGRYNEILGKGASKTVYRAFDEYQGIEVAWNQVKLYDFLQSPEDLERLYCEIHLLKTLKHKNIMKFYTSWVDTANRNINFVTELFTSGTLRQYRLKHKRVHIRAVKHWCRQILRGLLYLHSHDPPVIHRDLKCDNIFINGNQGEVKIGDLGLAAILRKSHAAHCVGTPEFMAPEVYEEAYNELVDIYSFGMCILEMVTFEYPYSECTHPAQIYKKVISGKKPDALYKVKDPEVREFVEKCLATVSLRLSARELLDDPFLRVDDYDYDLRPVDGGELDDLGPLIRQPLFDLHRSYSNISNEYSNGFGYEGDWSSHPAEIEPNGIELFEYHDDDDEETSEDVDISIKGKRKDDGGIFLRLRIADKEGRIRNIYFPFDIEMDTAISVAAEMVAELDITDQDVTRIADMIDGEIASLVPDWRRGPGIDESPRFSNQGLCHNCVSNHTSSGSLLDFISQNPGSKNPKLGECCKRGCTSMHGRFEEITFESEDYDNHVRENVPNISSQSHSLQYQGLWNQHESRELSPVASDQSHSDEQYEQLDKSIAAEDKGQDHWETKFVSNAGSSLRNLSGTHDLSTIRSLCCDLEGDYEEEIQKELRWLKAKYQMELRELKDQHLGLMPKSSSSNSNDKEENKTEHQLVMPLHLLTKTLKASNNNNVIHLKPFTNNLNCDATTNHLPHCNKSIPDLDAQRAQNREAMESLREEEGMVNAKNFFSGTLLPHSLHRTVSLPVDAVDV; this is encoded by the exons ATGAATGGTGTCACCCACCTTGAACCAGAACCAGACGATCCTTCTGagtttgttgaagttgatccaactGGAAGATACGGAAGA TACAATGAAATCCTCGGCAAAGGAGCTTCAAAGACAGT ATATAGAGCATTTGATGAGTATCAAGGGATTGAAGTTGCTTGGAACCAGGTCAAGCTTTATGATTTCCTGCAAAGTCCTGAAGATCTTGAGAGGCTCTACTGTGAAATTCATCTCTTGAAGACATTGAAGCACAAGAACATTATGAAATTCTACACATCTTGGGTTGACACTGCCAATAGGAACATCAATTTTGTCACTGAATTGTTCACTTCTGGTACTCTCAGACA GTATAGATTAAAGCACAAGAGAGTGCATATCAGAGCAGTGAAGCATTGGTGCAGACAGATCTTGAGAGGGCTTCTCTATCTTCATAGCCATGATCCACCTGTGATCCATAGAGATCTCAAATGTGACAATATTTTTATCAATGGAAACCAAGgggaggtgaagattggagatcTTGGCCTGGCTGCGATTCTCCGGAAATCTCATGCTGCTCATTGTGTAG GAACGCCAGAGTTCATGGCCCCTGAAGTTTACGAAGAGGCATATAATGAATTGGTCGACATATATTCATTTGGTATGTGCATATTAGAGATGGTTACCTTTGAATATCCTTATAGTGAATGCACTCATCCAGCGCAAATCTACAAGAAAGTTATTTCC GGTAAAAAGCCGGATGCTTTGTACAAAGTGAAGGATCCAGAAGTGCGAGAATTTGTTGAGAAATGCTTGGCAACTGTTTCTTTAAGGCTATCTGCAAGGGAGCTTCTAGATGACCCGTTTCTTCGAGttgatgattatgattatgatttgaGACCTGTAGACGGTGGGGAATTGGATGACTTAGGCCCTCTCATTAGGCAGCCATTATTTGATCTTCATCGAAGCTATAGCAACATTAGTAACGAATACTCGAATGGTTTTGGGTATGAAGGAGACTGGTCATCGCATCCAGCTGAGATTGAACCTAATGGAATAGAACTTTTTGAGTAccatgacgatgatgatgaagaaacgtCTGAAGATGTTGACATAAGCATCAAGGGCAAGAGGAAAGATGATGGTGGCATATTTTTGAGACTAAGAATCGCAGATAAAGAAG GCCGTATTCGAAATATTTATTTCCCATTCGACATTGAGATGGACACAGCAATTAGTGTGGCAGCAGAAATGGTTGCAGAGCTTGACATTACCGATCAGGATGTTACCAGAATAGCTGATATGATAGATGGTGAAATTGCTTCTTTGGTACCTGATTGGAGGCGTGGACCAGGAATCGATGAATCTCCCCGATTTTCCAATCAGGGTTTATGTCACAATTGTGTCTCGAATCATACCTCCAGCGGATCGCTTCTGGATTTCATTTCGCAGAATCCGGGCAGCAAAAACCCCAAACTTGGCGAGTGTTGTAAGCGTGGATGTACTTCAATGCATGGACGATTCGAGGAGATCACCTTCGAATCTGAGGATTACGACAATCATGTTAGAGAGAATGTACCCAACATATCAAGCCAGTCACACAGCTTACAGTACCAGGGTTTATGGAATCAGCACGAAAGCCGCGAACTCAGTCCGGTAGCGTCCGATCAAAGCCATTCTGACGAACAATACGAACAACTAGACAAATCAATAGCTGCTGAAGATAAAGGGCAGGATCATTGGGAAACCAAGTTTGTCTCCAACGCTGGAAGCTCTCTGCGTAATTTATCAGGAACCCACGATTTATCTACTATTCGATCGTTATGTTGTGACCTAGAGGGTGACTACGAGGAAGAGATCCAAAAGGAGCTGAGATGGCTCAAAGCGAAATACCAAATGGAGTTAAGGGAACTCAAAGATCAACACCTTGGCCTAATGCCTAAATCTTCTTCTTCCAACAGCAATGACAAAGAGGAAAACAAAACTGAACACCAACTTGTTATGCCGCTGCATTTGCTGACAAAAACTTTGAAAGCAAGCAACAATAACAATGTGATTCATTTGAAACCCTTTACCAATAACTTGAACTGTGATGCCactactaaccatcttcctcaCTGCAACAAGAGCATCCCCGATCTGGATGCCCAAAGGGCCCAGAATCGCGAGGCGATGGAATCACTTCGTGAAGAAGAAGGTATGGTTAATGCTAAGAACTTTTTTTCTGGTACATTGCTTCCTCACTCGCTTCATAGAACAGTTTCCCTTCCAGTTGATGCTGTTGATGTATAA